The following proteins are encoded in a genomic region of Actinomadura sp. NAK00032:
- a CDS encoding hydrogenase maturation protease, producing MTVVIGVGNDFRRDDGAGPAVLEALQGRVRATLAVTDGEPARLIGLWAGADLAIVVDAVCAEPPVPGRIHDLGAETAALAACSVTGHALGLADAVALGLAVGHMPARLRVLAIEGLDFGFGHGLSPGVAAAVTAVADRLAVALAPGGEEPAESIAGHPRRQKDHSS from the coding sequence GTGACCGTCGTCATCGGCGTAGGCAACGACTTCCGCCGCGACGACGGTGCGGGGCCGGCGGTGCTCGAGGCGCTCCAGGGCAGGGTGCGGGCGACTCTCGCGGTGACCGACGGCGAGCCGGCCCGGCTCATCGGGCTGTGGGCGGGCGCCGACCTGGCGATCGTCGTGGACGCGGTATGCGCCGAGCCGCCCGTTCCCGGGCGGATCCACGACCTCGGCGCGGAGACGGCGGCTCTGGCCGCGTGCTCCGTCACCGGTCACGCCCTTGGGCTCGCCGATGCCGTCGCGCTCGGACTCGCCGTCGGCCACATGCCCGCCCGCCTGCGCGTCCTGGCGATCGAGGGGCTCGATTTCGGCTTCGGCCACGGGTTGAGCCCCGGAGTGGCGGCCGCTGTCACCGCCGTCGCCGACCGGCTGGCCGTCGCACTGGCACCCGGCGGGGAGGAGCCGGCCGAGTCGATCGCCGGACACCCGCGCCGGCAAAAGGACCACTCGTCGTGA
- a CDS encoding 4Fe-4S dicluster domain-containing protein: MNTLELTDLSLLHAALRRAGYTVIGPTVRDDAIVLAELDSVEHLPYGWGVRLSPGGYRLRRREDGAAFAHAAGPQSWKPFLHRSRVKLWEARRTEDGFETEEHAPDPARLALLGVRPCDLRAIAVQDRVLMGGRHVDPSYAGRRRDALIIAVNCTEPGETCFCVSMGTGPQAGPGYDLAFTELIGEDGPRYIVDVGTEAGALIMDDLRAGPAKPADVDRARAEVTAAADRMGREMPALGLRDLMAGSLDAARWDDVAERCLSCGNCTMVCPTCFCTRVTDTTDLTGDHAERWQLWDSCFDPDFSHLHGGEVRASAKSRYRQWLTHKLGTWHDQFGSSGCVGCGRCIVWCPVGIDLTVEVAALRAETTDPTADITE; this comes from the coding sequence GTGAACACACTGGAACTCACCGACCTCAGTCTTCTCCACGCCGCGCTCCGCCGAGCCGGGTACACCGTCATCGGCCCGACCGTCCGCGACGACGCCATCGTCCTGGCGGAACTGGACTCGGTCGAACACCTGCCGTACGGATGGGGCGTCCGGCTGAGCCCCGGCGGCTACCGGCTGCGCCGCAGGGAGGACGGCGCCGCCTTCGCTCACGCGGCCGGGCCCCAGTCCTGGAAACCCTTTCTGCACCGGTCAAGAGTCAAGCTGTGGGAGGCGCGCCGGACCGAGGACGGCTTCGAGACCGAGGAGCACGCACCCGACCCGGCCCGCTTGGCACTGCTCGGCGTCCGGCCGTGCGATCTGCGCGCCATCGCCGTCCAAGACCGCGTCCTGATGGGCGGCCGCCACGTCGACCCGTCCTATGCGGGACGGCGCCGGGATGCCCTCATCATCGCCGTCAACTGCACCGAGCCCGGTGAGACCTGCTTTTGCGTCTCCATGGGCACCGGCCCGCAAGCGGGCCCCGGATACGATCTCGCGTTCACCGAACTGATCGGCGAGGACGGCCCGCGGTACATCGTGGACGTTGGCACCGAGGCGGGCGCCCTCATCATGGACGACCTGCGCGCAGGACCCGCGAAGCCCGCCGACGTGGACCGAGCCCGTGCGGAGGTGACGGCCGCCGCCGACCGGATGGGCCGGGAGATGCCCGCCCTGGGCCTTCGCGACCTGATGGCGGGCAGCCTGGACGCGGCTCGCTGGGACGATGTCGCCGAACGCTGCCTGAGCTGCGGCAACTGCACCATGGTGTGCCCGACCTGCTTCTGCACCAGAGTGACCGACACCACCGACCTCACAGGCGATCACGCCGAGCGCTGGCAACTCTGGGACTCCTGCTTCGACCCGGACTTCTCCCACCTGCACGGCGGCGAGGTCCGCGCGTCCGCGAAGAGCCGCTACCGGCAGTGGCTCACCCACAAGCTCGGCACCTGGCACGACCAGTTCGGGTCCTCTGGCTGCGTAGGCTGCGGTCGCTGCATCGTCTGGTGCCCGGTCGGGATCGACCTCACCGTCGAGGTGGCCGCGCTGCGCGCCGAAACCACCGACCCCACGGCAGACATCACCGAGTGA
- a CDS encoding NAD(P)/FAD-dependent oxidoreductase, with protein sequence MSDGVIVVGAGLSGLACAVRLHRAGVPVRVLEASDGVGGRMRTDIVEGFRLDRGFQVFNTAYPEARRVLDLKALDLRSFASGLLVFHQGVRERVMLPWRHPQHALSGALADVGSVRDKAALAAMTARDLAVPGSWVRDGAERDTSEELRHWGVSEEMIEKLLRPFLAGVLLERELETSSRFFHLIWRSFARGTICVPARGMGRVPEQLAARLPDGAVSLGTPVRRITDEGVETGSGEAIDAGTVVVATDPAGAAELEPEIEAPVMRPVTTFYHVAPESPLKEPVQILDAEGIITDTLVLTDAAPEYSPDDRALISTSVLGIDTGEALVRDRLTEIYGDTADWRHIASYRVEAALPAMPPPLPLRRPVRLRTGRYICGDHRDTGSIQGALVSGRRAAETILADLT encoded by the coding sequence ATGTCCGATGGCGTGATCGTCGTGGGGGCGGGTCTGTCCGGGCTTGCCTGTGCGGTGCGGCTGCACCGGGCCGGTGTACCGGTGCGGGTGCTGGAGGCGTCGGACGGAGTCGGCGGCCGGATGCGCACGGATATCGTGGAGGGCTTCCGCCTGGACCGGGGCTTCCAGGTCTTCAACACCGCCTACCCGGAGGCCCGGCGCGTCCTCGACCTCAAGGCCCTGGACCTGCGGTCGTTCGCTTCCGGGCTGCTGGTCTTCCATCAGGGAGTGCGCGAACGCGTGATGCTGCCGTGGAGGCATCCCCAGCATGCGCTGAGCGGCGCCCTCGCCGACGTGGGGTCCGTCCGGGACAAGGCCGCGCTGGCGGCGATGACCGCTCGCGACCTGGCCGTCCCGGGGTCCTGGGTCCGTGACGGTGCCGAACGCGACACGAGTGAGGAGCTGCGCCACTGGGGCGTCTCGGAGGAGATGATCGAGAAGCTGCTGCGCCCGTTCTTGGCCGGGGTGCTGCTGGAGCGCGAGCTGGAGACCTCCAGCCGCTTCTTCCATCTGATCTGGCGGTCCTTCGCGCGCGGCACCATCTGCGTCCCCGCGCGGGGAATGGGCCGGGTACCGGAGCAGCTTGCCGCCCGGCTCCCGGACGGGGCGGTGTCGCTCGGCACGCCCGTCCGGCGGATCACCGACGAGGGAGTGGAGACCGGCAGCGGCGAGGCGATCGACGCCGGCACCGTGGTCGTCGCAACCGACCCGGCCGGCGCGGCCGAACTCGAACCCGAGATCGAGGCACCGGTGATGCGTCCGGTCACGACCTTTTACCACGTGGCCCCGGAATCTCCGCTAAAGGAGCCCGTCCAAATCCTGGACGCCGAAGGGATCATCACCGACACGCTCGTCCTGACCGACGCAGCACCTGAGTACTCCCCGGACGACCGCGCGCTCATCTCGACGTCCGTGCTCGGCATCGACACCGGCGAGGCGCTGGTGCGTGACCGGCTGACCGAGATCTACGGCGACACCGCAGACTGGCGGCACATCGCCTCGTACCGGGTCGAGGCCGCCCTTCCGGCGATGCCGCCGCCTCTGCCGCTGCGACGTCCGGTCCGGTTGCGCACCGGCCGGTACATCTGCGGCGACCACCGCGACACCGGGTCCATCCAGGGCGCCCTGGTATCGGGACGTCGAGCCGCTGAAACCATCCTGGCCGACCTGACCTGA
- a CDS encoding CBS domain-containing protein, translating into MLVREAMTTPAVTVTPSATVRQAMRVLLEHDVTALPVIDTTGRLVGVVSEMDLLRGAFEADPRAFARPLSGNPEAPEPRHVDEVMTQDVRTARPTTDVAELAATMVRTRVKSVPVLDGEAIVGVISRRDLIATLARGDARIRDDVLASIAAYAPDGGPWEVTVEDGVVRLSGRIDEQAERIVEILARTVPGATRVLINPSP; encoded by the coding sequence ATGCTGGTCCGCGAAGCCATGACCACGCCTGCGGTGACGGTGACGCCGTCGGCCACCGTCCGCCAGGCCATGCGAGTACTGCTCGAGCACGACGTGACCGCGCTGCCGGTCATCGACACGACGGGCCGGCTCGTCGGAGTCGTCAGCGAGATGGATCTGCTGCGCGGCGCGTTCGAGGCGGATCCCCGAGCCTTCGCAAGGCCGCTGAGCGGCAACCCGGAAGCACCCGAGCCCCGGCACGTCGATGAGGTCATGACACAAGACGTACGTACGGCGCGCCCCACCACGGACGTCGCCGAACTGGCGGCGACCATGGTGCGAACGAGGGTCAAGAGCGTCCCGGTCCTCGACGGGGAGGCCATCGTCGGTGTCATCAGCCGCCGCGACCTCATCGCGACGCTTGCCCGGGGCGACGCCCGCATCCGCGACGACGTCCTGGCCTCGATCGCCGCCTACGCACCGGACGGCGGGCCCTGGGAGGTCACAGTCGAGGACGGCGTGGTCCGGCTGAGCGGGCGCATCGACGAGCAGGCCGAGCGGATCGTCGAGATACTCGCCCGGACCGTGCCCGGCGCCACCCGCGTCCTGATCAACCCCTCCCCCTGA
- a CDS encoding OsmC family protein, translating into MPPDPTARCTRINEVAEGADPPVFWPARDRPGHKIISWTATGLVVGAHQHRCRSAACKPGTLSGSHCVHVSEIVHGRETPACERLQQTLAPRRGGEGPGGFAGLLLGSAGHALLHRLRCAATVVTPLPDARGVGLPARPGGTFGTHHAMWAPGRLQVKDEPRINEGGDFSMEEIRVVHRENDAFTLLIRDHVIDVDQPYISGGMDEGPTPVELFVAALAACAAHHARRYLAGRALPATGLEVTAGFVMDPGVPTRVARIRLHLRPPVDIPAGALRGLESAVGRCTVHNSILDAPAVELDVLGVVSSV; encoded by the coding sequence ATGCCGCCGGACCCGACGGCGCGGTGCACCCGGATCAACGAGGTGGCCGAAGGCGCGGACCCGCCTGTGTTCTGGCCGGCTCGCGACCGGCCAGGGCACAAGATCATCTCCTGGACCGCAACCGGGCTCGTCGTCGGCGCCCACCAGCACCGTTGCCGCTCGGCTGCCTGTAAACCCGGCACCCTATCGGGAAGCCATTGCGTCCACGTTTCCGAGATCGTCCACGGACGCGAAACCCCCGCGTGCGAACGCCTTCAGCAGACGCTGGCCCCTCGTCGTGGGGGCGAGGGGCCCGGTGGTTTCGCCGGGCTGCTCCTCGGCTCCGCCGGACATGCGTTGCTGCACCGCCTCCGCTGCGCTGCCACGGTGGTCACGCCCCTGCCTGATGCTCGGGGCGTGGGCCTTCCAGCCCGTCCGGGCGGGACCTTCGGCACTCACCATGCGATGTGGGCGCCGGGGAGACTGCAGGTGAAGGACGAACCACGAATCAACGAGGGAGGCGACTTTTCGATGGAGGAGATCAGGGTCGTCCACCGTGAGAATGACGCCTTCACCCTGCTCATCCGGGACCACGTGATCGACGTGGATCAGCCGTACATCTCGGGCGGCATGGACGAGGGCCCGACACCGGTCGAACTGTTCGTCGCGGCGCTGGCGGCATGCGCGGCGCACCACGCCCGCCGCTATCTCGCAGGGCGTGCGCTACCGGCCACCGGGTTGGAAGTCACCGCCGGCTTCGTCATGGACCCCGGCGTCCCGACTCGCGTTGCGCGGATTCGCCTCCACCTGCGTCCCCCGGTCGACATTCCGGCGGGGGCGCTGAGGGGCTTGGAGTCCGCCGTGGGCCGTTGCACCGTGCACAACTCGATCCTCGATGCGCCAGCGGTCGAGCTGGACGTGCTGGGCGTCGTGTCCTCAGTTTGA
- a CDS encoding universal stress protein → MNDDHGGAVLVGYDGSPAGDQALHWAVEEADLRRVPLTVCHAWHWPYPSSPPDDDTLEIFRAAAAIVADEGVRKAHAQAEDMDVHWRLERGQSGTVLQEAAVDAGLVVLGARGHGGFGGLSVGFTAVQVCARGARPVIVVRSGQPQVGGHGGRLVVGVDGSPASEAALGFAFEEAALRRASVTAVCSWWDPAVLPGPDRVPFTDPQVIRSEAMARFDQAVAPWQREHPNVPLDTEFVVDPPRQALVNAAQGAALLVVGDRGIGSVPQMLLGPVTQAALQQAPCPVAVVPAQQAE, encoded by the coding sequence ATGAACGATGATCACGGGGGCGCCGTCCTCGTCGGCTACGATGGCTCACCCGCTGGCGATCAGGCCCTGCATTGGGCGGTCGAAGAGGCTGACCTCCGCCGTGTTCCCCTCACCGTCTGCCATGCCTGGCACTGGCCCTACCCGTCGAGCCCGCCGGACGACGACACCCTGGAGATCTTCCGTGCGGCGGCCGCGATCGTGGCGGACGAGGGCGTGCGCAAGGCCCATGCCCAGGCCGAGGACATGGACGTCCACTGGCGGCTGGAGCGCGGCCAGTCAGGCACAGTACTGCAGGAGGCCGCCGTGGATGCCGGCTTGGTCGTGCTCGGGGCGCGGGGCCACGGCGGGTTCGGGGGCCTGTCGGTCGGTTTCACCGCTGTGCAGGTCTGTGCCCGCGGTGCCCGGCCGGTCATCGTCGTACGGTCAGGCCAACCACAGGTCGGGGGCCACGGTGGGCGGCTCGTGGTCGGCGTGGACGGCTCACCGGCCAGCGAGGCGGCCCTCGGCTTCGCCTTCGAGGAGGCCGCACTGCGTAGGGCGTCGGTGACGGCCGTATGCAGTTGGTGGGACCCGGCAGTGCTCCCCGGCCCGGACCGCGTCCCCTTCACGGATCCACAGGTGATCAGGAGCGAGGCCATGGCACGGTTCGACCAGGCCGTCGCGCCATGGCAACGCGAACACCCCAACGTGCCACTGGACACCGAGTTCGTCGTCGACCCGCCGCGTCAAGCCCTCGTCAACGCCGCCCAAGGCGCTGCCCTGCTGGTAGTGGGCGACCGCGGAATCGGCTCGGTGCCCCAGATGCTACTGGGTCCGGTCACCCAGGCCGCGCTGCAGCAGGCCCCTTGTCCAGTCGCGGTTGTCCCGGCACAGCAGGCCGAATAG
- a CDS encoding universal stress protein, giving the protein MSAPITIGTDGSGESTRALDWAAAEAALRERPLRIVHAVESWPYTTAHFAQAETADLVARAGRMLLAAARERVKEQWPSLTTTTALVSGETWQAVGAQSEKAFELVVGSRGQGGFADLRLGSTSLRMAELSTVPVVVVRGNAAGGGEILVGVDPVRDLGAVLDYAFDSAVLHRVRLRIVHAWQTLSTFLEAGYSDAEHVEAELRKEVLDAYRPLHGRYPGVNVVEDIVLEHPVTALAKASREARLLVVGAHDWHWSSPQLGSVGHGVLHHAQCPVAVVPAR; this is encoded by the coding sequence ATGTCCGCACCGATCACCATCGGTACCGATGGTTCGGGCGAGTCGACGCGCGCACTCGATTGGGCGGCCGCCGAGGCGGCCTTGCGCGAACGTCCGCTGCGCATCGTCCACGCGGTCGAGAGCTGGCCGTACACGACGGCGCACTTCGCGCAGGCTGAGACCGCCGACCTCGTTGCCCGCGCCGGGAGGATGCTCCTGGCGGCCGCCCGTGAACGCGTCAAAGAGCAGTGGCCGAGCCTTACGACGACGACCGCTTTGGTGAGTGGGGAGACGTGGCAGGCTGTAGGCGCCCAGTCGGAGAAGGCGTTCGAGCTGGTGGTGGGAAGTCGTGGCCAGGGCGGTTTCGCCGACCTGCGACTGGGTTCCACAAGCCTGCGCATGGCCGAGCTGTCCACCGTCCCGGTGGTGGTCGTGCGCGGGAACGCGGCCGGTGGTGGCGAAATCCTCGTCGGCGTCGACCCGGTACGGGATCTCGGCGCGGTCCTCGACTACGCGTTCGACTCAGCCGTGCTCCATCGTGTCCGGCTCCGCATCGTCCACGCGTGGCAGACGCTTTCGACCTTCCTGGAGGCGGGTTACTCCGACGCCGAGCACGTCGAAGCGGAGTTGAGGAAGGAGGTCCTTGATGCTTACCGACCGCTGCACGGCCGGTACCCGGGAGTCAATGTCGTCGAAGACATTGTTTTGGAGCATCCGGTGACCGCGCTGGCCAAGGCCTCGCGCGAGGCCCGCCTGCTCGTGGTCGGTGCCCACGACTGGCATTGGAGCTCGCCCCAACTCGGTTCCGTAGGGCACGGAGTCCTGCATCACGCGCAGTGTCCGGTAGCGGTCGTTCCGGCCCGCTGA
- a CDS encoding CBS domain-containing protein: MTSDVVTVSPDASFKDVISVLADREISGAPVVDGEGRVIGVVTEADLLRKAAPGRSGKPYRKSRLMREPPKATTAGEAMSSPAVTTTEDTSIAEAARSLCRLGFKRLPVVDRDGRPVGIVSRADVLRVFLQTDAQIRNEVTHEIVVQSLWLDPAEVEVSVRDGVVTLRGRVPLASLVPIAERLTASVDGVIRVINKLDYDEDDGVRPHRRHRDHR; the protein is encoded by the coding sequence ATGACCTCTGATGTCGTGACGGTATCGCCCGACGCCTCCTTCAAAGACGTGATCAGCGTCCTCGCCGATCGCGAGATCAGCGGGGCGCCCGTCGTGGACGGGGAGGGCCGTGTCATCGGCGTGGTGACCGAAGCGGATCTACTCCGCAAGGCGGCGCCCGGCCGGAGCGGCAAGCCGTACCGGAAATCGCGCCTCATGAGGGAACCGCCCAAGGCCACCACCGCCGGAGAGGCCATGAGTTCGCCCGCGGTCACCACGACCGAGGACACCTCGATCGCCGAGGCGGCTCGATCCTTGTGCCGCCTCGGTTTCAAGCGGCTCCCGGTCGTGGACCGCGACGGCCGGCCGGTGGGCATTGTCAGCCGCGCCGACGTGCTGCGCGTCTTCTTGCAGACGGACGCGCAGATCCGCAACGAGGTGACCCACGAGATCGTCGTCCAGAGTCTCTGGCTCGACCCCGCCGAAGTGGAGGTCAGCGTGCGCGACGGCGTGGTCACCCTGCGAGGCCGCGTGCCGCTGGCGAGCCTCGTCCCAATCGCCGAACGCCTGACAGCCTCCGTCGACGGCGTCATCCGGGTGATCAACAAGCTCGACTACGACGAGGACGACGGCGTACGCCCGCATCGGCGGCACCGCGATCATCGCTGA
- a CDS encoding universal stress protein — MSTGAITGVVAGYDGSQNCLRALDWAANEARARGLPLTVIHAWEPYGGGSMAMPMVDLAPLAQETLDGGIEHVRKQAPDVPVRGVLECGRPAAKLIEAGKSADLVVLGPRGLGGFPGLILGSVSAQVAAHASCPVVIARDEPDRHSGAEPDRAVVGVDGSPASEAALAMAFTEAELHGLSLRAVAAWEPVPVKDPPPLVDDAGMREAAKARLEQLTAPLRDLHPGVEAQAEVIVGRPREVLLDAAQGARLLVVGSRGLGGFRGLLIGSVSHALLQHAPCPVAVVHAPRDQRAIG, encoded by the coding sequence ATGAGCACAGGGGCGATCACCGGTGTCGTCGCCGGTTACGACGGTTCGCAGAACTGCCTCCGCGCCTTGGACTGGGCTGCCAATGAGGCCCGGGCACGCGGCCTGCCGCTGACGGTGATCCACGCATGGGAGCCCTACGGCGGAGGCTCGATGGCCATGCCGATGGTGGACCTGGCGCCTCTGGCGCAGGAGACCCTGGACGGTGGAATCGAGCACGTCCGGAAGCAGGCGCCCGATGTGCCGGTGCGGGGGGTGCTCGAATGCGGCCGGCCGGCCGCGAAGTTGATCGAGGCGGGCAAGAGCGCCGACCTGGTCGTGCTCGGGCCGCGGGGCCTCGGCGGGTTCCCCGGCCTGATACTCGGGTCGGTCAGTGCTCAGGTGGCCGCGCACGCCTCGTGCCCCGTGGTCATCGCCCGGGATGAGCCGGACCGGCACTCGGGGGCGGAGCCGGACCGTGCCGTGGTCGGTGTGGACGGTTCACCGGCATCCGAGGCCGCGCTGGCGATGGCGTTCACCGAGGCCGAACTGCATGGACTGTCCCTGCGCGCGGTGGCGGCCTGGGAGCCGGTACCGGTGAAGGATCCTCCGCCGCTGGTCGACGATGCCGGCATGCGGGAGGCGGCCAAGGCGCGGCTGGAGCAGTTGACGGCGCCCTTGCGAGACCTTCACCCGGGAGTGGAAGCACAGGCCGAGGTCATCGTCGGCCGTCCGCGTGAAGTCCTGCTGGATGCCGCGCAGGGTGCGCGACTGCTCGTCGTCGGCTCACGAGGACTGGGCGGCTTCCGCGGCCTCTTGATCGGATCGGTCAGCCACGCCCTGCTGCAACACGCGCCCTGCCCGGTCGCGGTCGTCCATGCTCCCCGGGACCAGCGGGCGATCGGCTGA
- a CDS encoding universal stress protein — protein sequence MSTLRTTVLVGVDGSPASDHAIAWAAAEAARLGKSLNLVHVVETATLDLPGRTTDGISEELVRAATRILEEGRAQALRRQPELTVETMLVHERNVPAGLRQYAGDAAEVVVGHRGRGGFGGLLLGSTALHLAGHYPGPVIVVRDQDRPASGEIVVGLDLVDDPGSALDHAFAAAAAREARLRALHAWRPAPLAVEVGVDLQITADGLRERLATALAPWRSRHPNVEVVEEVVVGHPVEMLGQTSAGAGLVVVGSRGRSFPLGSVSHGLIHHARCPVAVVRPYE from the coding sequence ATGTCCACGCTACGAACGACGGTCCTCGTCGGTGTCGACGGCTCGCCCGCCTCCGACCACGCCATCGCCTGGGCCGCGGCCGAGGCCGCACGGCTCGGGAAGTCCCTGAATCTGGTCCATGTCGTGGAGACGGCGACGCTGGACCTGCCGGGGCGCACGACCGACGGAATCTCGGAGGAACTCGTCCGGGCGGCGACCCGGATCCTGGAGGAAGGGCGCGCTCAGGCGCTGCGGCGGCAGCCGGAACTCACCGTGGAGACCATGCTCGTCCATGAGCGGAACGTGCCCGCCGGGCTCCGGCAGTACGCCGGCGACGCCGCCGAGGTCGTCGTCGGGCATCGCGGGCGTGGCGGTTTCGGCGGGCTGCTACTCGGCTCCACCGCCCTGCATCTTGCCGGACACTACCCCGGCCCGGTGATCGTGGTCCGCGACCAGGACAGGCCCGCCTCCGGCGAGATCGTGGTCGGGCTGGACCTGGTCGACGATCCCGGGTCCGCCCTCGACCACGCGTTCGCCGCAGCGGCCGCACGCGAGGCGCGGCTGCGTGCGCTGCACGCCTGGCGACCCGCACCGCTCGCCGTCGAAGTGGGCGTGGATCTTCAGATCACCGCCGACGGCCTACGGGAACGCCTGGCCACCGCCCTGGCGCCCTGGCGGAGCCGGCACCCGAACGTCGAGGTCGTCGAGGAGGTCGTCGTCGGCCACCCGGTCGAGATGCTCGGCCAGACTTCGGCCGGTGCCGGTCTTGTCGTCGTCGGCTCTCGAGGACGGTCGTTCCCGCTCGGCTCGGTGAGCCATGGCCTGATCCACCACGCCCGCTGCCCCGTCGCCGTCGTCCGCCCCTACGAGTGA
- a CDS encoding amino acid permease yields MSARPARRRLGLWMATALVVGNMIGSGVFLLPSSLAEYGPISLIAWGFTAAGAILLALVFARLSRAYPKTGGPYAYARRAFGDFVGFQTAWGYWIAVWAGNAAIAVAFVGYLAHFWPSLGEDKVLAAAVGVATIWLLTAVNAYGVREGGAIQVLTTVIKLVPLLMIAVGGLFFVESGNFGKFNASGDSAFGAVTAAAALTLWSFIGLESATVPAEDVDEPEKNIPRATVAGTAVTALIYILGTVAVLGLVPAAALATSTAPFADAADAAFGGWAADVVAAGAAISAFGALNGWILLQGQIPFAAARDGLFPRVFARTGRGGTPVIGLVISSLLVTGLMLMNYNAGLVDQFTFIILLATLTTVIPYAHASLAELVLLATDRVAFSGRRLARDAVIALLAFGYTVWAIAGAGYEVVYKGTLLIFAGMPVYAWLKYREHRTSVHAVEAGDPEPPVNAA; encoded by the coding sequence ATGAGTGCGAGACCGGCCCGCCGGAGGTTGGGGCTGTGGATGGCCACGGCCCTGGTGGTGGGCAACATGATCGGGTCGGGCGTGTTCCTGCTGCCCAGCTCGCTGGCCGAGTACGGGCCGATCAGCCTGATCGCGTGGGGCTTCACCGCGGCGGGAGCGATCCTGCTGGCGCTGGTGTTCGCCCGCCTGTCCCGGGCCTACCCGAAGACGGGCGGCCCCTACGCCTACGCGCGGCGCGCGTTCGGCGACTTCGTCGGGTTCCAGACCGCCTGGGGCTACTGGATCGCGGTGTGGGCGGGCAACGCGGCGATCGCGGTCGCGTTCGTCGGCTACCTGGCCCACTTCTGGCCGTCGCTGGGCGAGGACAAGGTGCTGGCCGCGGCCGTCGGGGTCGCGACGATCTGGCTGCTGACGGCGGTCAACGCCTACGGCGTGCGGGAGGGCGGCGCCATCCAGGTGCTCACCACCGTCATCAAGCTGGTGCCGCTGCTGATGATCGCGGTCGGCGGGCTGTTCTTCGTCGAGTCCGGCAACTTCGGGAAGTTCAACGCCAGCGGCGACAGCGCGTTCGGCGCGGTCACCGCCGCTGCGGCGCTCACCCTGTGGTCCTTCATCGGGCTGGAGTCGGCCACCGTCCCGGCCGAGGACGTCGACGAGCCGGAGAAGAACATCCCCCGCGCCACCGTCGCCGGGACCGCCGTCACCGCGCTGATCTACATCCTCGGGACCGTCGCCGTCCTCGGGCTGGTCCCGGCCGCCGCGCTGGCGACCTCGACCGCGCCGTTCGCCGACGCCGCCGACGCCGCGTTCGGCGGCTGGGCCGCCGACGTGGTCGCGGCGGGCGCGGCGATCAGCGCGTTCGGCGCCCTCAACGGCTGGATCCTGCTGCAGGGCCAGATCCCGTTCGCCGCCGCCCGCGACGGCCTGTTCCCGCGCGTGTTCGCCCGCACCGGACGCGGCGGCACCCCCGTCATCGGGCTGGTCATCTCCAGCCTCCTGGTGACCGGGCTGATGCTCATGAACTACAACGCCGGCCTGGTCGACCAGTTCACCTTCATCATCCTGCTGGCCACCCTCACCACCGTCATCCCCTACGCCCACGCCTCGCTGGCCGAGCTGGTGCTGCTGGCCACCGACCGCGTCGCGTTCTCCGGCCGGCGCCTGGCCCGCGACGCCGTCATCGCCCTGCTGGCCTTCGGCTACACCGTCTGGGCCATCGCCGGCGCGGGCTACGAGGTCGTCTACAAGGGCACGCTGCTCATCTTCGCCGGCATGCCGGTCTACGCCTGGCTGAAGTACCGCGAGCACCGCACCAGCGTCCACGCCGTCGAAGCCGGCGACCCCGAACCGCCCGTGAATGCCGCATAG